CATCATTAGCCACTACTACTGCCACTGCAGGTTCTGGTGACAACGATGAACAAGACACCACTCAAACCTCTACTGCCTCTGCTGCTGCCACTGGTGGTTCAGGTTCAGGTTCAGGCTCTTCATCTGCCTCTTCATCCTCGAGTGCTTCTGAATCATCTTCCGAATCATCTTCTGATTCCTCTGTTGCTGCTGGTGACTGGGAAAGAGTTGCTTATTACACCCCAGGTTCCACTGATAACGTCACCTTCTTAAACTACTACggtggttctggttctggtGTCTGGTCATCTTCTTTCGGTAACTCTTTATCTTATGCTAACAAGGATGCCTCTGGTGGTTCATCAAGTGCTGTCGCCTTAGAAGAAACCACCATTGATTCTAATGTTGAATATGTCATCATGTCCGGTTCTAAGTGTGATGGTGACGACTGTGATTTCTACAGAGAAGGTATTCCAGCTTACCACGGGTTCGGTGGTAACACCAAGATCATGGTTTTCGAATTCGAAATGCCAAGTGCTACCGACTCCGCTTCTTTCAACTACGACATGCCAGCTATCTGGTTATTGAACGCCAAGATTCCAAGAACCTTACAATACGGTGACGAAGAATGTTCTTGTTGGAAAACTGGTTGTGGtgaattagatttattCGAAGTCATCACTTCCGGTTCTGACGAATTGATCTGTCACTTACACAGTGGTCAAGGTGACAATGGTTCTGCCCAAGGTGGTGGTGGTTCTTCTGACTACTTCGAAAGACCAACTTCTGGTTCTATGAAGGCTGCAGTTATCTTCAGTGATGGTGAAGTTAATGTTGTTGAAGTCGATGATGACTTTGGAAGCTCTCTTGACTCTTCCACCGTCAAGTCTTGGGTTAGCGAATCTGGTTCCAAGGCTGTCCTCCAAGGTTAAACTACTCGGATTAAATCCACATCTTGCTATAGCTGTATTGTGTAATGCATTGTATACTTCTTgtttttaattgttttaaATGCTTGtttttttgaaaagtgATGTAATGTAGTCTTCTGTACCCTTAGATTTGTTCTACGGTTTCCGTTAGAAATATAGGTTGGATTGGAACgttgtatatataaatattggTAGTGAATTGATGCGAGTACAAAATTCTTAGATCATAATCGCAAACAACAATTAATATGATCTATTTATAATCGATATGACTACAATTGGAGTTGATATAGGAACAGGATCTGTTAGAGTCTGTTTAAACAATCCAGATAACTTCAAAACCGCTTTTAAACCTATCAAGACCAATAAACATAACACATTTTCTAACTACATAACTCAATCGTCGCAGGAAATCTATCAGTGTATACTTGCATTACTCAAAGAATTAGTGAATGAACCAGTCGTTTCAATATCGTTTACTGCAACATGCTCCATGGTAGTCATGGAAAGGGTTAGGATTGGTAGCGAAATTTATCTTAAACCATGTGCAGTTAATTTTGAAGGTGATGACAGTAAGCAAGATATCATACTCTGGATGGATAATCGATCGATCGAGCAAACCAGatttttaaatgaaatggTGAACGAGAAGGAATTAT
The nucleotide sequence above comes from Debaryomyces hansenii CBS767 chromosome A complete sequence. Encoded proteins:
- a CDS encoding DEHA2D15224p (similar to uniprot|P38288 Saccharomyces cerevisiae YBR162C TOS1 Target of SBF), with protein sequence MKFSSSAVLAILSAIATVQAGSTKKVSYQGVGYSGSYKDVTAMDEDSGSCSQETKTFSGKLAPLDEELSAHFRGPLKLLQFGVYYPSSGSNNKKREDEEECTTKHVHHKHKRATEVVEVTQTVIVDGNGNTQTSLATTTATAGSGDNDEQDTTQTSTASAAATGGSGSGSGSSSASSSSSASESSSESSSDSSVAAGDWERVAYYTPGSTDNVTFLNYYGGSGSGVWSSSFGNSLSYANKDASGGSSSAVALEETTIDSNVEYVIMSGSKCDGDDCDFYREGIPAYHGFGGNTKIMVFEFEMPSATDSASFNYDMPAIWLLNAKIPRTLQYGDEECSCWKTGCGELDLFEVITSGSDELICHLHSGQGDNGSAQGGGGSSDYFERPTSGSMKAAVIFSDGEVNVVEVDDDFGSSLDSSTVKSWVSESGSKAVLQG